TTTTTGCCCTTTGTAAAGGACAAGGATATGAAAATATTTTAGTTGGCACAGCAAATTCTAGTATTGACAATATTGCGTTTTATCAAAAATCAGGCTTCAGGATGGATACCATCGAAAAGAATTTTTTCAGTAAGTATCCTGAACCCATTTATGAAAATGGCATACGAGCATTAGATATGATTGTCTTTTCAAAAGCATTATAACAGGCAATGTCTAGAATAAGGCTGTCATAAAGAAATACCCGACCAACAATTGTTGAGCGGGTATTTTTATTTACCAAATAACAAGGCCATTAACTTTTCTTTGGAGTGTAAAAAATCGTCAAGAGAATAGCGATCAAGGACAGCCATATATGCTTGTAATGCCTCATAGAGGACACCTTTTAACTGGCATTCAGGTGCAATTTTACACAAGTTGTTTTCTTTGTCGAAACACTCAACAAGATGAAAATCCTCTTCTGTATGGCGTACAATTTCACCAATCGTAATGGACTTTGGATCGATTGCTAAACGGATACCGCCACCTCGACCGCGAATCGTTTCGATGTAACCAAGCAGTCCTAATTGGTGTGTCACCTTCATTAAATGGTTTTTTGATATATTATAGGCATCTGAAATTTCTTGAATGGTTGATAGTTGACCGTCTTCCTTCGCACCTAGATAAATGAGTGTTCGAAGGGAGTAATCTGTGTATAAAGTTAATCGCATTGGAACACCCTACTTTCTGTAATTCACTTCAATAATTATAGCATTTTTACCTTAAATTATTGTAAATCAGTACTTTTTTAAAACATGTATTTCAAATACATCAAATTTGTCTATTTTGTTAAAGATGTATTTTATATATTGCTTTAATGAATTGTAAGCGTTATATTGTAATCACGAAAGGATGGTATGCGATATGTTAAAACAAGAAACAGTACAAATTATTAAAGCAACAGTGCCCGTATTAGAAGTTCATGGGGTAGAAATTACTAAGACGTTTTATAAAAATATGTTTCAAGCTCATCCAGAATTATTGAATATTTTTAACCACACAAACCAAGAAAAAGGCCGTCAACAAACTGCATTAGCAAATACCGTGTATGCAGCAGCAGTTCATATTGAAAATTTAGAAGCGATTTTACCAGCCGTTATGTTAATTGCTCATAAACATCGTAGTTTAGGAATTTTACCAGAGCATTACCCGATTGTAGGGGAACATCTACTAAAAGCAATTAAAGAAGTGCTTGGTGACGCGGCAACAGATGATATTATCAACGCATGGGCTGAAGCATATGGCGTTATTGCGGATGTTTTCATTCAGGTAGAAGAAGATCTTTATCAAAAAGCTGAAAATAATGGTGGATGGCGTTTGTTTAAACCACTGAAAGTAGCTAAAAAAGAAGTTGAAAGCGACCTTGTTACTTCTATTTACTTTGTGAATGAAGATGGATCGCCACTTCCAGCATATGAACCAGGGCAATATATTAGCATTCGTGTCAAAGTACCAGGGGAAGAATATTTATTAAACCGCCAATATACACTTTCACAAGCGAGTGCTGAGGATGGCTACCGTATTTCAGTAAAACGTGAAAGCGATCATACACCAAATGGTAAAGTATCTAACTTTATTCACGATGTGTTACAAGTTGGAGATTTAGTAGATGTAAGTGTGCCAGCAGGTTTATTTGTATTAGAAGAAACTGCAGCTCCAATTACATTTGTTAGTGGAGGAATCGGCGTAACACCATTAAACAGTATGCTACAATCTTTAAAGGATGATGCAGTGAATGAAGTGCATTTTATCCAATGTGCACGTAATGAAAAAGTAGTAGCATTTAGTGATGACATCCAAACTAAAGTAAATACCCTTCCGAATGCATCTTATACAGCCCTTTATTCGGATGAGGATAAGTTATTGACAAAAGAACTATTGGCAGAACAGATTCCACATAATACGGACGTTTATATCTGTGGTCCTGTTGGTTTTATGGAGGCAGTTATTAAAAATCTCCATGAAATTGGTATTAAAGATGAAAAAATTCACTATGAATTCTTTGGACCTGCCATGCAATTAGCAAACTAAAATTATAATGAACTCTGTTATAAGCTGCATTTTACGCACTTGTAACAGAGTTTTTTTTATGTCATGCGTTATGAAATCTATATGTAAAGCGCTTTAAGAAAAAAATAGATCTTTCATGTTGACATTATACCTAATGGGGTATATTATAAAACACGTAAGCAAGATGAATCACTTAATTCGAAGGGAGGCGTACACATAATGGCGTACGATGCTAAAACAGCAAATCGTGTAAAACGAATGGAAGGCCAATTGCGTGGTATTTTACGCATGATGGAAGAAGAACAAAGCTGTAAAGATGTGATTACACAGCTATCTGCCGTGCGTTCTGCAGTTGATCGGACGATAGGTGTTATTGTCAGTGAGAACTTGCTGAATTGTGTTGCGACTGCTGATGGGGATTCAGAGAAAATGAATAGTGCCATCCAAGAAGCGATGGATTTGGTCGTAAAAAGTAGATAAATTTATTATACCCTTTATAGTATATAGATAGGAGGTAGTGATACTTGGAAGCATGGATTATGATCGCTATTGTGATTGGGTTTTTAGTTTGGCGTATGAAGCCAGCAAAAGGAGTGCAGTCCATATCAACAGCTCAATTAAAAAATGTGCTGAATGATAAAGATAAAGTATTCATCGATGTGCGAACGCCAGCTGAATACAAAGGTCGCAACATCCCGCAATTCAAAAATATTCCGTTAGGCTCTAGCTTTGATAAAATACCGAAGGATAAAGAAGTTGTCGTTATTTGTCAGAGTGGTATGCGTAGTAGTCAGGCGTGTAAGCAATTGAAAAAACTAGGATATGAGCGCGTAACAAATGTCCGTGGTGGCATGAGCGCCTATTAGGAGGAAACTATTGTGAAGGAAATTTCAGCAAAAGAAGTACAACAAGCTTTAGCAGATGGACAGATGTTAAAAATAATCGACGTTCGTGAAGTGGACGAAGTGCAGGCTGGACATATTCCTGGAATGATGAATATGCCACTTGGCTTACTTGAGTTTCGCATGCACGAGTTAAATAAAAATGAACCATATATTATCGTTTGTCGATCAGGTGCTCGCAGTGGTCGTGCTACACAATTTTTAGAAAGCCAAGGCTTTGATGTAACAAATATGGTTGGTGGCATGCTTGCATGGGAAGGCGAAGTACAGTAATAGTCTATAGTGAGGGTATACCCTATTCTATATTTTTTAGCAAAAATAATACCCTTATAGGTATAAGGAGGAAGTTATGAGTATTAAGGCAGATTTTCAACTAGATGCAAAAGGGCTATCCTGCCCGATGCCAATCGTAAAAACGAAAAAGGCAATGGCTGAATTAGCGGATGGTCAAATTTTAGAAGTTTCAGCTACAGATAAAGGTTCAAAAGCCGATATCGCAGCTTGGGCTGAGTCTGTAGGGCATCAGTATATCGGGACAGTGGAAGAAGATACTGTGCTTAAGCATTACATTCGTAAATGCGCGCAGGAGTCAGCTGATGGAAAAACGTTTGAGTCCACAATTGAGTTGGAACAAATCGTAGGAAGAGATGGGCTTATCCTCGATGTGCGTGAAGAAGCGGAGTTCGCATTCGGTCACATTGAAGGGGCGAAATCCATTCCGATGGGTGAGCTTGAAGAGCGTCTTTCTGAACTCGATAAAGATCGTGAAATTTATGTGATTTGTCGTACAGGTGCTCGCAGTGATTTAGCTGCACAAAAGCTAGTAGCAAATGGCTTTACAAAAGTATTTAACGTCTTACCAGGTATGACATCTTGGACGGGCGAATTAATTAAAACTATTTAAATTGGAGGAATTTATTATGTCAAACAAAGTAGCAATTATTGCAAGTAACGGTGGTCTTTTTGATGCGTATAAGGTGTTCAATATCGCAACAGCAGCGGCAGCTTCTGATAAGGAAGTAGCAATCTTTTTCACATTCGAAGGATTAAATTTAATTCATAAGCAAGGCATGAATGCTTTACCAATGCCTGCTGGTACAGAACATTTTGCAGAAGGTTTTGCGAAAGCAAATGTACCTGCAATTCCGCAATTAGTAGAAATGGCACAAGAATTAGGTGTTAAATTTATTGCGTGTCAAATGACAATGGATGTAATGGGCTTAACAGTAGAAGATTTTGTAGAAGGTATTGAGGTTGGGGGAGCTGTAACATTCTTAGAATTCGCTAAAGATGCAGCACCATCATTAACGTTCTAATTAAGTTGCAACAGATGTAGACGGCTTATCATGAG
This genomic interval from Lysinibacillus sphaericus contains the following:
- a CDS encoding RrF2 family transcriptional regulator produces the protein MRLTLYTDYSLRTLIYLGAKEDGQLSTIQEISDAYNISKNHLMKVTHQLGLLGYIETIRGRGGGIRLAIDPKSITIGEIVRHTEEDFHLVECFDKENNLCKIAPECQLKGVLYEALQAYMAVLDRYSLDDFLHSKEKLMALLFGK
- the hmpA gene encoding NO-inducible flavohemoprotein, with protein sequence MLKQETVQIIKATVPVLEVHGVEITKTFYKNMFQAHPELLNIFNHTNQEKGRQQTALANTVYAAAVHIENLEAILPAVMLIAHKHRSLGILPEHYPIVGEHLLKAIKEVLGDAATDDIINAWAEAYGVIADVFIQVEEDLYQKAENNGGWRLFKPLKVAKKEVESDLVTSIYFVNEDGSPLPAYEPGQYISIRVKVPGEEYLLNRQYTLSQASAEDGYRISVKRESDHTPNGKVSNFIHDVLQVGDLVDVSVPAGLFVLEETAAPITFVSGGIGVTPLNSMLQSLKDDAVNEVHFIQCARNEKVVAFSDDIQTKVNTLPNASYTALYSDEDKLLTKELLAEQIPHNTDVYICGPVGFMEAVIKNLHEIGIKDEKIHYEFFGPAMQLAN
- a CDS encoding metal-sensitive transcriptional regulator; this encodes MAYDAKTANRVKRMEGQLRGILRMMEEEQSCKDVITQLSAVRSAVDRTIGVIVSENLLNCVATADGDSEKMNSAIQEAMDLVVKSR
- a CDS encoding rhodanese-like domain-containing protein, yielding MEAWIMIAIVIGFLVWRMKPAKGVQSISTAQLKNVLNDKDKVFIDVRTPAEYKGRNIPQFKNIPLGSSFDKIPKDKEVVVICQSGMRSSQACKQLKKLGYERVTNVRGGMSAY
- a CDS encoding rhodanese-like domain-containing protein, encoding MKEISAKEVQQALADGQMLKIIDVREVDEVQAGHIPGMMNMPLGLLEFRMHELNKNEPYIIVCRSGARSGRATQFLESQGFDVTNMVGGMLAWEGEVQ
- a CDS encoding sulfurtransferase TusA family protein — encoded protein: MSIKADFQLDAKGLSCPMPIVKTKKAMAELADGQILEVSATDKGSKADIAAWAESVGHQYIGTVEEDTVLKHYIRKCAQESADGKTFESTIELEQIVGRDGLILDVREEAEFAFGHIEGAKSIPMGELEERLSELDKDREIYVICRTGARSDLAAQKLVANGFTKVFNVLPGMTSWTGELIKTI
- a CDS encoding DsrE/DsrF/DrsH-like family protein, with the protein product MSNKVAIIASNGGLFDAYKVFNIATAAAASDKEVAIFFTFEGLNLIHKQGMNALPMPAGTEHFAEGFAKANVPAIPQLVEMAQELGVKFIACQMTMDVMGLTVEDFVEGIEVGGAVTFLEFAKDAAPSLTF